Proteins from a genomic interval of Youhaiella tibetensis:
- a CDS encoding L,D-transpeptidase, giving the protein MNSSTTLSRRSFLIGSAGLAGLSLAGCATTAQQPIEPTISDYYLQMYGPRPDEQFPVPAVDLRAMNPNYWRTVVPDPTGERPGTIVVNTAQRYLYLVGDDGTAMRYGVGIGREGFAWSGRAEIAAKKKWPTWTPPAEMIARQPEIEPYRNGMPPSLENPLGARAMYIYQDGRDTLYRLHGTSDPRSIGMAVSSGCVRLINQDVIDLYQRVPTGTPVVVV; this is encoded by the coding sequence ATGAATTCAAGCACCACACTTTCCCGCCGCAGCTTCCTGATTGGCTCGGCGGGGCTAGCCGGTCTGTCCCTGGCAGGCTGCGCCACCACCGCCCAGCAGCCGATCGAACCGACGATATCGGACTACTATCTGCAGATGTACGGGCCTCGCCCGGACGAGCAGTTTCCGGTGCCGGCGGTCGATCTGCGGGCCATGAACCCCAATTACTGGCGCACGGTGGTTCCCGACCCAACCGGGGAGCGCCCGGGGACCATCGTGGTCAACACCGCGCAGCGCTATCTTTACCTCGTGGGCGACGATGGTACGGCGATGCGCTACGGGGTCGGCATCGGGCGCGAGGGCTTTGCCTGGTCGGGTCGGGCCGAGATCGCCGCCAAGAAGAAGTGGCCGACATGGACGCCACCCGCAGAGATGATCGCGCGCCAGCCCGAGATCGAGCCGTATCGCAACGGCATGCCGCCGAGCCTAGAAAATCCGCTCGGTGCAAGGGCGATGTACATCTACCAGGACGGGCGCGACACGCTTTATCGCCTGCACGGGACGAGCGATCCGCGCAGCATCGGGATGGCGGTTTCGAGCGGTTGCGTGCGGCTGATCAACCAGGACGTGATCGACCTTTACCAGCGCGTACCCACCGGAACGCCGGTCGTCGTGGTCTAG
- a CDS encoding tyrosine-protein kinase domain-containing protein — MQEDAWGFDSFEGLIRRQWRMIALIWVGIVAAAALALTLMPASFTATTWLFSDPTVRTILPGESRGSAPLNDTARLESAVELIGSERTLQAVVRDLGLAVGMPGATAMEREHQAIRWLGERIKAQRRGQTYLISVRASAGDPLMAARLANGVANAFLRIEVEGKVDDILAEQAALRDRVIAAGVAVDRTQGILDATAEPGYEARQEAQAAQAQYQMLLGRLKQVETEAFLQVPSTRIVVEATAPLYAAAPRSNLALALAAGFATVLGLLVALVRERTTTGFVDEQEAVRTLGVKPILSVPRQKLQRGVDGEWCLSPADQLTRAPLAEFPEAVRRLRVSIDQARHREGLDHAGTVVMMASATPGEGKTTLALALARSYALAGHSSLVIDCDLRNPSLHKHLGLEPCCGLFEYLTGPSEPSRLKAMLIPDDISGAHLAVGGLGAHKATDDLIAGPAFARLIAAAKRSFELVILDSPPMGTVVDGLYLAPFADVVAFVMRYRSTPRAAAVQALAALENSRDGRSALVGVLNLHPEPGVAKGYRASVYTTRELSPSAR, encoded by the coding sequence ATGCAGGAAGACGCCTGGGGATTTGACAGTTTCGAGGGGCTGATCCGGCGCCAGTGGCGCATGATCGCGCTGATCTGGGTGGGGATCGTGGCCGCCGCCGCGCTGGCCCTGACACTCATGCCGGCCTCGTTCACGGCCACGACATGGCTGTTCTCGGACCCTACGGTCAGGACCATCCTCCCCGGCGAAAGCCGCGGGAGCGCCCCGCTCAACGATACGGCGCGGCTCGAAAGCGCGGTGGAACTGATCGGCTCGGAGCGGACGCTCCAGGCCGTGGTTCGCGATCTCGGGCTTGCGGTCGGCATGCCGGGCGCCACGGCGATGGAGCGCGAACATCAGGCGATCCGCTGGCTGGGCGAACGCATCAAGGCGCAGCGGCGCGGGCAGACCTATCTCATCTCGGTGCGGGCCAGCGCCGGCGATCCCCTGATGGCGGCCCGGCTCGCCAACGGCGTGGCCAACGCCTTCCTGCGCATCGAGGTGGAGGGCAAGGTCGACGACATCCTGGCCGAACAGGCAGCGCTGCGCGACCGGGTCATCGCCGCCGGCGTAGCCGTCGATCGCACCCAGGGCATTCTCGATGCCACGGCCGAGCCGGGCTACGAGGCTCGCCAGGAAGCCCAGGCGGCACAGGCGCAATACCAGATGCTGCTCGGGCGGCTCAAGCAGGTGGAGACCGAGGCGTTCCTGCAGGTCCCCTCGACCCGCATCGTGGTCGAGGCGACCGCACCGCTCTACGCCGCCGCGCCCAGGTCGAACCTCGCCCTTGCCCTGGCAGCCGGGTTCGCCACCGTGCTGGGGCTGCTGGTGGCACTGGTCAGGGAGCGCACCACCACCGGGTTCGTGGACGAGCAGGAGGCTGTGCGCACACTCGGCGTCAAGCCGATCCTGAGCGTGCCGCGCCAGAAGCTGCAGCGCGGCGTGGACGGAGAATGGTGCCTGAGCCCTGCCGACCAGTTGACCCGCGCCCCATTGGCTGAATTCCCCGAAGCGGTGAGGCGGCTGCGCGTCAGCATCGACCAGGCGCGACATCGCGAGGGGCTCGACCATGCCGGCACGGTGGTGATGATGGCCTCGGCCACGCCCGGCGAAGGCAAGACCACGCTGGCCCTGGCCCTTGCCCGCTCCTACGCGCTGGCCGGACACTCGAGCCTCGTGATCGATTGCGACCTGCGCAATCCGTCACTCCACAAGCATCTCGGGCTCGAGCCCTGTTGTGGCCTCTTCGAATATCTGACCGGGCCTTCCGAGCCCAGCCGGCTCAAGGCCATGCTCATTCCCGACGATATCAGTGGGGCGCACCTGGCCGTGGGGGGCCTGGGGGCACACAAGGCCACGGACGACCTGATCGCCGGCCCGGCGTTCGCCAGGCTCATCGCGGCGGCGAAGCGCAGTTTCGAGCTGGTAATCCTGGATAGCCCACCGATGGGGACGGTGGTGGACGGCCTCTACCTCGCCCCGTTTGCCGATGTGGTGGCCTTCGTCATGCGTTACCGCTCGACCCCGCGCGCGGCCGCTGTGCAGGCGCTGGCGGCGCTCGAGAATTCGCGCGATGGCCGATCGGCGCTGGTGGGCGTGCTCAACCTCCACCCCGAGCCGGGCGTAGCGAAAGGATATCGCGCCTCGGTCTATACGACGCGCGAGTTATCCCCCTCCGCGCGTTAG
- a CDS encoding ATP-binding protein, translating into MADNVAAGDGLPEDEIDVTPTRALFVDMLTRDIQLTRAVIDLVDNCIDGARRLRPGTDDSLEGLFVDLTLNGDQFIIHDNCGGIPIDTARHYAFRFGRPKGHEATPNSVGQFGVGMKRALFKFGHKFEVVSTTTSEHFELRVDVDKWVEETGAWRFQFDSNDTGLNNPIEKTGTTITVKPLRANVASQFALEYFQNSLAREIQAAQQQYIDRKMRISFNGKGLIATAWRLASGGGIEPLYIDDVVPTPGGNVHRRIFAGVAESSPQAAGWYVFCNGRMILEADQSPATGWQTSGDEGVTIPKYHGQYARFRGYVFLDAADASLLPWNTTKTGVDSDSAIWRNTFTQMQLATRPVIDFLNRLDSENDNEEEGERYLTAALRQAPPKSIRAVAKRETFTWPQLPPRPKAPPVSVVQFRRPKDKVDALRKELDVSSNKQLGEVLFDAAYSKHLGE; encoded by the coding sequence ATGGCAGACAATGTGGCGGCAGGCGATGGACTGCCCGAAGACGAAATCGACGTTACGCCTACCCGAGCATTGTTCGTCGACATGCTAACTCGCGATATCCAGTTAACACGAGCGGTAATCGATCTCGTCGACAACTGCATCGATGGTGCTAGACGGCTGCGTCCCGGCACTGACGATAGCTTGGAGGGACTCTTCGTTGACCTCACGCTCAACGGCGATCAGTTCATAATCCACGACAATTGCGGCGGTATTCCAATCGACACTGCGCGGCACTACGCGTTTCGCTTCGGAAGACCAAAGGGGCACGAAGCAACTCCCAACTCCGTCGGCCAATTTGGTGTGGGGATGAAGCGTGCACTGTTCAAGTTCGGGCACAAATTCGAGGTTGTTTCGACGACTACGTCTGAGCACTTCGAGCTGCGGGTAGATGTAGACAAATGGGTCGAAGAAACCGGAGCTTGGCGCTTTCAGTTCGATAGCAACGATACGGGGCTGAACAACCCTATCGAAAAGACTGGCACGACAATTACGGTAAAACCACTGCGTGCCAACGTGGCCTCCCAGTTCGCTCTGGAATATTTCCAGAACTCTCTTGCCCGAGAAATACAGGCGGCACAGCAGCAATACATCGACCGCAAAATGCGCATAAGCTTCAACGGCAAAGGGCTGATTGCTACCGCATGGCGACTCGCCTCCGGAGGAGGAATTGAACCCCTTTACATCGACGATGTTGTTCCGACCCCGGGCGGAAACGTACATCGCCGGATCTTTGCTGGTGTAGCGGAATCTAGCCCACAGGCCGCTGGCTGGTACGTATTCTGCAATGGACGGATGATCTTAGAAGCTGATCAGTCGCCGGCCACTGGTTGGCAAACATCTGGCGACGAAGGCGTGACGATTCCCAAGTATCATGGGCAGTATGCTCGCTTCCGGGGATATGTATTCCTTGACGCTGCCGACGCATCGTTACTCCCGTGGAACACCACCAAAACCGGCGTCGATTCAGACTCTGCTATTTGGCGGAATACCTTCACTCAAATGCAGCTTGCGACCCGGCCGGTCATCGACTTTCTCAACCGACTGGATTCTGAGAATGACAACGAGGAAGAGGGCGAGCGCTACCTAACTGCGGCTTTGAGACAAGCTCCTCCGAAGTCAATAAGGGCAGTCGCCAAGCGAGAGACTTTTACTTGGCCCCAATTGCCGCCACGACCGAAGGCGCCACCCGTTTCAGTAGTTCAGTTTCGTAGACCGAAGGATAAAGTAGACGCGCTTAGGAAAGAACTCGACGTCAGTTCCAACAAGCAACTGGGCGAAGTTCTTTTCGACGCTGCTTATAGCAAGCACCTGGGGGAATAA
- a CDS encoding O-methyltransferase yields MPASYREIDYRIRPGKYVERMMMIEAFRRLRFASVESYQYVGLGSVYFSDFMLVHRALGIHKLVSIERAVHDKNRFLGNIPFSSVEMLWGDTATELAKVDLSLRSIVWLDYDGRLSASMLNDITSVASRATSGSVLAVTVQCKFDRVAGEHGEDASVQTLVDALGADRIPYNLKTEDIEGQGTGRLFRKVIVEEVDRALSARNAILHKTHQFQARQVFNFRYEDGVPMMTVAVVIFDAGQRGLLDLCAFEALDFVRNGEEEFKIAIPKLTPREIKLLEAQMPNDDPSKIVLGPIPPKDAAQYTKLYRFFPNIAFVES; encoded by the coding sequence GTGCCAGCTAGCTATCGCGAGATCGACTACCGCATCCGTCCGGGAAAGTATGTCGAGAGGATGATGATGATAGAGGCTTTTCGGCGTCTGCGGTTTGCGAGCGTCGAGAGCTACCAATATGTTGGACTTGGCAGCGTGTACTTTAGCGACTTTATGTTGGTACACAGGGCGCTTGGCATTCACAAGCTTGTCAGCATCGAACGCGCCGTGCACGACAAGAATCGTTTCCTAGGCAACATACCGTTTTCGTCGGTTGAAATGCTCTGGGGCGACACAGCAACAGAACTGGCTAAGGTCGACCTATCGTTAAGATCAATCGTCTGGTTAGACTATGACGGTAGACTAAGCGCGTCTATGTTGAACGATATAACCAGCGTGGCGTCGCGTGCGACGAGTGGTTCAGTTCTTGCCGTAACAGTACAGTGCAAATTTGACCGGGTCGCGGGTGAACATGGCGAAGACGCGTCAGTTCAGACACTTGTAGATGCATTAGGTGCTGACCGAATTCCCTACAATCTCAAGACCGAAGACATAGAAGGCCAAGGAACTGGTCGTCTATTTCGAAAGGTTATCGTGGAGGAGGTGGATCGCGCACTAAGCGCGAGGAATGCAATTCTTCACAAGACCCACCAGTTTCAAGCTCGCCAAGTTTTCAACTTCCGCTACGAAGATGGCGTCCCAATGATGACCGTGGCAGTCGTGATCTTTGATGCTGGGCAGCGTGGCTTGCTCGACCTATGTGCATTCGAGGCCTTGGACTTTGTCAGGAATGGAGAGGAAGAGTTTAAGATAGCGATACCTAAGTTGACTCCTAGGGAAATTAAGCTCTTAGAGGCGCAGATGCCTAACGATGACCCCAGCAAGATTGTATTGGGTCCAATACCGCCCAAAGACGCGGCGCAATATACAAAGCTGTATCGCTTCTTCCCCAATATTGCTTTCGTGGAATCGTAA
- a CDS encoding recombinase family protein, translated as MRQYVIYTRVSTKDQGRSGLGLEAQQRDIKLFLNNYSEVPWEIVGEYQDVQSGGDDDRPQLRTALEQCRRVGAELLVAKLDRLSRKVSFIAQLMDDPKLRLRVATMPQADKFQLHIYAALAEQERDFISARTKAALKAAKARGKALGGLRDATMKRNVAIQHKAALEAARLLQVIAPMRDAGKTLASIADALDNMQIATSRGGKWTAKQVSRVIGRGGPAIPPSLSPRAPDDKS; from the coding sequence ATGCGCCAGTACGTCATCTACACCCGAGTGAGTACGAAGGATCAGGGACGTAGTGGGCTAGGTTTGGAGGCCCAACAGCGGGACATTAAGCTGTTCTTAAATAACTACTCTGAGGTGCCTTGGGAGATCGTTGGAGAGTATCAAGATGTGCAATCAGGCGGGGACGATGACCGCCCGCAGCTTCGAACTGCCCTAGAGCAATGTCGTCGGGTTGGGGCGGAGTTACTTGTGGCCAAGTTAGATCGTCTCAGCCGCAAAGTTTCCTTCATCGCCCAGCTCATGGACGACCCCAAGCTAAGGCTTCGAGTTGCCACCATGCCTCAAGCCGACAAGTTTCAGCTTCATATCTATGCCGCTTTGGCGGAACAGGAGCGTGACTTCATATCAGCCCGCACCAAGGCCGCCCTAAAGGCCGCTAAGGCCCGTGGGAAAGCATTGGGCGGGCTTCGTGATGCGACGATGAAACGTAACGTCGCTATCCAGCACAAGGCTGCTCTGGAGGCTGCGAGGCTCCTACAAGTCATTGCGCCTATGCGCGATGCCGGGAAGACATTGGCCTCGATAGCGGATGCCCTGGACAACATGCAGATTGCGACCTCAAGAGGCGGCAAATGGACTGCGAAGCAGGTCTCCAGAGTTATCGGCAGGGGTGGGCCAGCCATCCCCCCATCTCTTAGCCCTCGCGCCCCTGATGATAAATCCTGA
- a CDS encoding DNA cytosine methyltransferase: MRPIAIDLFAGAGGMSLGFEQAGFDVVAAVEIDPIHASTHQFNFPETATLARSVIGLSGQEIRQQANIGDADVDVVFGGAPCQGFSLIGQRQLDDPRNRLVKEFVRIVVELGAKHAVFENVKGLTVGQHKRLLEELIQEFRANGYSVTLPWKVLNAKHFGVPQSRERLFLLASRSDQPGVSYPDAGTSKAVNCHEALGDLPDAELFPELQETDHISRAPYGTPSSYAEELRALSNEAWHYGYTREWTPGALTSSLRTEHTAESRARFAAASGGSVEPVSRFFKLDALGVSNTLRAGTDSARGAFTSPRPIHYAFNRCVTVREMMRLHGYPDWFRMHKTKWHGARQVGNSVPPPLARAVASEVLRALGMSPTRPSGAIKLGDEAWLSFDMGQASSHFGIAIPIAQRRRSSETFAIPAE; encoded by the coding sequence ATGCGCCCTATTGCTATCGATCTATTTGCTGGCGCCGGAGGCATGTCGCTGGGCTTTGAACAGGCCGGTTTTGACGTAGTCGCCGCTGTCGAGATCGACCCTATTCACGCCTCGACCCACCAGTTCAATTTTCCCGAGACAGCCACGCTGGCAAGATCGGTCATTGGCCTGTCCGGTCAGGAAATACGTCAGCAAGCAAACATCGGCGATGCGGACGTTGATGTAGTTTTTGGCGGCGCACCTTGTCAGGGCTTCAGCCTCATCGGCCAGAGACAGCTTGACGATCCCCGAAACCGATTGGTCAAAGAGTTCGTCCGGATAGTGGTAGAGCTAGGCGCTAAGCACGCAGTCTTTGAAAACGTGAAGGGACTGACCGTAGGTCAGCACAAGAGGCTGCTTGAAGAACTTATCCAAGAATTTCGCGCCAACGGCTACAGCGTAACGCTGCCTTGGAAGGTTTTGAACGCCAAGCACTTCGGCGTCCCACAAAGCCGCGAGCGACTATTTCTTTTGGCTAGCCGGTCAGATCAACCGGGCGTGTCATATCCGGATGCGGGCACTAGCAAGGCCGTCAACTGCCATGAGGCGCTGGGGGATCTACCCGACGCGGAACTATTTCCGGAGCTTCAGGAAACTGACCATATCAGCCGAGCGCCATACGGCACCCCCAGCAGCTACGCTGAGGAGCTTCGTGCTCTTTCGAACGAGGCGTGGCACTATGGGTACACGCGCGAGTGGACACCTGGTGCGCTGACTTCGAGTCTCAGGACTGAACACACCGCAGAATCTCGGGCACGGTTTGCTGCCGCAAGCGGAGGCAGTGTAGAGCCGGTTAGTCGCTTCTTCAAACTCGACGCACTCGGTGTAAGCAACACGCTTAGGGCTGGAACCGACAGCGCCCGCGGAGCTTTTACATCGCCCCGACCTATCCATTATGCGTTCAATCGATGCGTTACTGTCCGGGAAATGATGAGGCTTCACGGCTACCCCGATTGGTTCAGGATGCACAAAACCAAATGGCACGGCGCTAGACAGGTTGGGAACTCTGTCCCACCTCCGCTTGCGCGTGCAGTGGCGTCAGAGGTTCTACGGGCACTGGGAATGTCCCCAACACGCCCGTCCGGTGCGATCAAGCTAGGTGACGAAGCTTGGTTAAGTTTTGACATGGGCCAAGCCTCCTCCCATTTTGGGATTGCCATTCCTATTGCTCAGAGACGACGGTCGTCCGAGACTTTCGCAATACCAGCTGAATAG
- a CDS encoding very short patch repair endonuclease, whose amino-acid sequence MDTRSPAQRTAIMKAVKTKDTGPELLVRQILHREGYRFRLHRKDLPGRPDIVLPKFRLAIFVNGCFWHAHDCPKGRAPKSKLDYWGPKREANVIRDARAREALQALGWHVLVIWECEVKSKEFELTLLPSLRNSIDFPSDTR is encoded by the coding sequence ATGGATACCCGGAGTCCGGCTCAGCGAACCGCCATTATGAAGGCGGTGAAGACGAAAGACACCGGTCCCGAGCTTCTGGTGCGGCAGATTTTGCACAGGGAGGGATATCGCTTTAGGCTCCACCGGAAGGATTTGCCCGGGCGTCCTGACATCGTCTTGCCCAAGTTTCGTCTTGCGATCTTCGTCAACGGCTGCTTCTGGCATGCTCACGATTGTCCGAAGGGCCGTGCACCTAAATCCAAGTTGGACTATTGGGGCCCCAAACGAGAAGCGAATGTGATTCGAGATGCAAGAGCCCGAGAAGCGCTACAGGCGCTTGGCTGGCACGTGCTCGTGATCTGGGAATGTGAGGTCAAGTCTAAGGAATTCGAGCTGACACTTTTGCCGTCGCTTAGAAATTCGATCGACTTTCCTTCTGATACGCGGTAG